The genomic stretch ATGAGCCAAAATTACAGGGGTTAGTGAAACTATATTTTACGAATTGCCTCTTTCCTGGATGGAAGTGGTGGAGAAGTGACATCAAATGTATTTGTGAGGGGAAGATGACAGAAACCAACATATGATGGAACTAAATATAACAATTTCTACATAATATATGTATTGTTCTAGAAAAACTACAAAGTAAATGTCACGATTGCTTTTACTATAAACAACATATAGTAAATTTATAcgtttttaaaacatattcaATCAGTTCcaatgctttttttttctgaacaaccAATCAGTTCCAATGCATTTTGACCTTTACAGGTTATAAGCTTCTCATTTTCCATGGTTTTTGATCTGTTTTGcttgaattttcttttaaatagttATTAAGCTATTACATTGACACTATTTTCTCATATTGTATAGaccaatatattaaatatatttacataagaaGATTCATGCCGATAAAAATAATGACAGAAtgtatactaaaaatatttaccCGACATGCCTTCGAAACAGTCTGATTGTAACAAAATTagcatctattttttttttacaatttgaAAATAGCGCAAAGATTAAATTAAAGTTTGAGATCTATATGCCGTTTACCCAGTTATACAAACTTTTTGGTTTTCTGCTACCGACGAAAAAAACTCTAACGACTAGCTAAAAATAGAGCCACCACCAACGATTCTTTGTGAACACAATTTCCTACCTCAAAGACATTTTGAAGCAAAACTCGGTACACTGTCTTAGAAGACAAAtctttatgaaaaataaattttaaaatttcatgttAACTTGATCTGcatgttaatatttataacacaaAACACATTCCAAAAAGTCCAAAGTTGTTAACTTTTGATCCCACTGCCAATAGCCCTAATGGTTACTGGCCAATATATGAAATACTAAAAACTTCACTCAAACTAAGCacattacaaataaatataaatcaatttacagactcatgttttctattttttaaaaacaaccAAAAACATTTATCCAGTTATTACTTCCAAATATTAAACCAAacgaaataaataataatatcatacaaGAATTAGTTCACTCCATgctcaatatttataaaaaccataaacgttatatacatttttcttgcaaataaaaatataaaacacatGTAATGAAAATAtgcaattatataattatatacatcaCATGTTAAGCATATCCGGCGCGAAGCGCCGCCCGATCATTTATTTGATGTTATGTGTCATAgtatagttatttttttaatcaagtTATGTTGTTAGCAAACTCCCGCGGGGGTGATACATGTAAATAAACTTATCacatataatttctttttatctaaatttaaaaaaaaaaaacaaaaaccagtATCATATATCTCTTGCAAATGCAAACATAAAACACAAACCATAaattcatacaaaaaaaaaataatctaaatcacaataaaattatatcccgcccgtagggcgggccgaacCTAGTACATGAATACATGATTGTATAAGCAGAAGCAATGTTCAAAAAATCGTTACATACAAATTGTCACTGATTTGTCGCCATGTTGTCGTCTAAACCAATTTTCAGGACAACGAGTACAGTAATCAGTAAGTTTTTGAACGATGCAACTCCAATTTTGtggataaaaacaattttaattgcTATATCACTCTTCTTTTTAACGAAGACCAAAAAAGAAATCAGTAGATCTTAAAGACTTCAtggatataaatattacatttccCTAATTAAAATGTCTAAATCACCTCATATACCAATACATGATGCAAGTAAATCAGTAAGATATTCTCCAATAACCAACAAGCTCGAAAAGAATAAATAAACTTTCCATCATTGTTCTGAGCATTAAAGTATAACCCTACCAAATGTACAAACTCTAGTTAATGCTCTTATAAATGAAACCTCGCATTTCTTAACTCTTCTTCATCGTTCTCGATTCACAACTCATTGTCGGCTTGGCGTGAAATAGCTTGAGTTTTGAGGTAAATGTTTCTGCTAGTATACTCTAaattatgaaaacaaaataaaaacattcaatAATAACCACTGAAAATGtcgtttttataaactttttcttttgaacatttTCTTTCGTTTTTATAAACTTCTGACaggttatttttttctcaagGAATATAAACATGCACCAAGAAACTCTGCATTATTATCAGTTGTGGAAACTTGCTGTCCAAGAAAGAGACGAAGCAAGAGAACAACTGATTCACTCACTTGCCGAAGCCTCTCAGTTACGGCAACTCTTCAACACCATACTGTGGTAGTAAGAGCAAATACCTTGTCATCAGCCAAAAGCAACAGATGAAACTACTCAAAACTGTAACTACAATCACTTCCCCGTAGATTCTCCGTCGCGGTTCTCGTCTGCATCGCCGCTGGATCACGTCTCGAGTGTCACTTCATCGCCGTTGGATCTCAGCTTCCGGTCGAGTCAGATGCATGTTGTTGTCGAGAAGACGAGAGATTACGAGACCGTTGTGCTGGAGATGATCGGTGGAGTGTTGCCGGAAAACGGTCAGTTTTTGAAGGCTGTTAGTGAAGCTGGATCGTTGGTTGAGTCATTGTTCATAACCGGTCCGGTTCCG from Raphanus sativus cultivar WK10039 unplaced genomic scaffold, ASM80110v3 Scaffold3419, whole genome shotgun sequence encodes the following:
- the LOC108839160 gene encoding LOW QUALITY PROTEIN: uncharacterized protein LOC108839160 (The sequence of the model RefSeq protein was modified relative to this genomic sequence to represent the inferred CDS: substituted 2 bases at 2 genomic stop codons), with the protein product MHQETLHYYQLWKLAVQERDEAREQLIHSLAEASQLRQLFNTILWXXEQIPCHQPKATDETTQNCNYNHFPVDSPSRFSSASPLDHVSSVTSSPLDLSFRSSQMHVVVEKTRDYETVVLEMIGGVLPENGQFLKAVSEAGSLVESLFITGPVPKWKNYPVQLASQIPVLSNSNTGNWNYGGLEFGSGVQDRSSSGKMLHFGLMS